In one window of Acanthochromis polyacanthus isolate Apoly-LR-REF ecotype Palm Island chromosome 8, KAUST_Apoly_ChrSc, whole genome shotgun sequence DNA:
- the zpd gene encoding zona pellucida glycoprotein d isoform X2, protein MCSKDYIAIRAIEDFFKYHNVPLESLHLPNKSCRAQRMVIDGVPYYMSRISRDQYLTCGGKPLEVSGNIIRDPVIKMDFTCIYPYVRRVSLSFPVIPFSSEMVMRVDELDATIQMMLYKDHTYTKAYTSAPTIELRDKVFVEVTVTEPADFFLLRVNECWATQFAEPHTKEGSVHNLILSGCVSDQTVSFLNATDGQSGHNGESSTVRYSFDMFRFTSSPHDLYLHCTVQLCEPDDLKSCAANCNSISKREAVRADPSQGLLSYGPIRIEMPNRPQSSILTTVVLPVAGVWTVGFFLIILITVAKAGSRRLAQMEEH, encoded by the exons ATGTGCAGCAAAGACTACATAGCAATCAGAGCGATAGAAGACTTTTTCAAGTATCACAATGTGCCACTGGAGTCCCTCCACTTGCCCAACAAATCTTGTCGCGCTCAGAGGATGGTCATCGACGGAGTGCCGTACTACATGTCCAGGATATCCAGAGACCAATACCTCACCTGTGGAGGCAAACCGCTGGAG GTTTCTGGAAACATCATCAGAGATCCAGTGATTAAGATGGACTTCACATGCATCTATCCATACGTCAGAAGAGTCAGTCTGTCTTTTCCTGTTATCCCCTTTTCAAG CGAGATGGTGATGCGAGTGGATGAACTTGATGCCACCATACAGATGATGTTGTACAAAGACCACACTTACACCAAAGCCTACACCAGCGCTCCGACCATCGAACTCAGAGATAAG GTGTTCGTTGAGGTGACGGTGACGGAGCCTGCAGATTTCTTCCTGCTTCGGGTGAATGAGTGCTGGGCCACACAGTTTGCTGAGCCACACACCAAAGAGGGATCAGTTCACAATCTGATTCTGAGCGG GTGTGTCAGCGACCAAACTGTCTCCTTCCTCAACGCGACCGACGGACAGTCTGGACACAACGGAGAAAGCTCCACCGTCCGCTACAGCTTCGACATGTTTCGCTTCACGTCATCGCCTCATGACCTTTATCTCCACTGCACCGTGCAGCTGTGTGAGCCAGACGACCTCAAGTCCTGCGCAGCT AACTGTAATTCAATCAGTAAGAGGGAAGCAGTGAGAGCCGATCCCAGCCAAGGCCTCCTGTCATATGGACCCATCAGGATCGAAATGCCAAACAGACCTCAATCCA GCATACTGACGACGGTGGTGCTGCCTGTAGCAGGTGTCTGGACTGTGGGCTTCttcctcatcatcctcatcaccGTGGCCAAGGCAGGCAGCAGGAGGCTGGCACAGATGGAGGAGCACTGA
- the zpd gene encoding zona pellucida glycoprotein d isoform X1, translating to MCSKDYIAIRAIEDFFKYHNVPLESLHLPNKSCRAQRMVIDGVPYYMSRISRDQYLTCGGKPLEKNVTHISYSLSLMSDPQVSGNIIRDPVIKMDFTCIYPYVRRVSLSFPVIPFSSEMVMRVDELDATIQMMLYKDHTYTKAYTSAPTIELRDKVFVEVTVTEPADFFLLRVNECWATQFAEPHTKEGSVHNLILSGCVSDQTVSFLNATDGQSGHNGESSTVRYSFDMFRFTSSPHDLYLHCTVQLCEPDDLKSCAANCNSISKREAVRADPSQGLLSYGPIRIEMPNRPQSSILTTVVLPVAGVWTVGFFLIILITVAKAGSRRLAQMEEH from the exons ATGTGCAGCAAAGACTACATAGCAATCAGAGCGATAGAAGACTTTTTCAAGTATCACAATGTGCCACTGGAGTCCCTCCACTTGCCCAACAAATCTTGTCGCGCTCAGAGGATGGTCATCGACGGAGTGCCGTACTACATGTCCAGGATATCCAGAGACCAATACCTCACCTGTGGAGGCAAACCGCTGGAG AAAAATGTTACCCACATCTCATACTCCCTGAGTCTAATGTCCGACCCTCAGGTTTCTGGAAACATCATCAGAGATCCAGTGATTAAGATGGACTTCACATGCATCTATCCATACGTCAGAAGAGTCAGTCTGTCTTTTCCTGTTATCCCCTTTTCAAG CGAGATGGTGATGCGAGTGGATGAACTTGATGCCACCATACAGATGATGTTGTACAAAGACCACACTTACACCAAAGCCTACACCAGCGCTCCGACCATCGAACTCAGAGATAAG GTGTTCGTTGAGGTGACGGTGACGGAGCCTGCAGATTTCTTCCTGCTTCGGGTGAATGAGTGCTGGGCCACACAGTTTGCTGAGCCACACACCAAAGAGGGATCAGTTCACAATCTGATTCTGAGCGG GTGTGTCAGCGACCAAACTGTCTCCTTCCTCAACGCGACCGACGGACAGTCTGGACACAACGGAGAAAGCTCCACCGTCCGCTACAGCTTCGACATGTTTCGCTTCACGTCATCGCCTCATGACCTTTATCTCCACTGCACCGTGCAGCTGTGTGAGCCAGACGACCTCAAGTCCTGCGCAGCT AACTGTAATTCAATCAGTAAGAGGGAAGCAGTGAGAGCCGATCCCAGCCAAGGCCTCCTGTCATATGGACCCATCAGGATCGAAATGCCAAACAGACCTCAATCCA GCATACTGACGACGGTGGTGCTGCCTGTAGCAGGTGTCTGGACTGTGGGCTTCttcctcatcatcctcatcaccGTGGCCAAGGCAGGCAGCAGGAGGCTGGCACAGATGGAGGAGCACTGA